ATCCTCTCTTCGAATAGCGGCATTGAGTTGAAGAATCCAAGGTACAAGAGTTTCTTTTCCAATATCTTCTCCTTGATGACCATCTCTCAACAAATTATTAACCTCATTATACAAGCCTTGTTCATCTGTATATTGGGCGATTATAGCTTTATTAATTTCGATTTCATTTTGTGCTAAAGATAATTCTGATGATTGCATTTCATATCCAGAATTGTGTAGAGAAGTTACAACTAGATCTTTAAGCCTATCAAATTCACCAGGTTCATCTCCAACCGAGTATGGATCAGGCTCATTTGTAATCTGAAGCCTAAAATGAATTAAATGTGCAAGCCATTGACGAAATGAATTGTCCTCTATTGCACTCTCTAATATGAAATTTTCACATTCAGCTAAAGAGATGTCACTTGAGTAGGTTAATCTTTTACCAACAGGTGTATTACTTAATCTAGTTCTCATGAATACCCATTACCTATGAAGAGCCATAACGCCCTAATTTGGTGGCACAAACGCGTGGGCTATACTGCGAAGCAGAGCCCGCGTGTTTGTGTCCCCAACATTTGTTTGTTAGGTGCGTTTTAAAATTACCAGTGTGCTTTAACATAGTTTAAGTTGCCACCACTTAGGCTGATATAGATTGTTTTGCCATTTTTAAATGGCATGTTCGATAAGACGAGAGGGGAACTGTTATCTATATTTATGGTAATTGTAGCGGTCCCTTCATTGATCGGACTATCCACATTAATTTTGAATACACTCATTTCTTTTTTAACTTGTGCAGTCATGTAAAAGCCAGTAGTAAAGTCAGGGCCCTCCACAATGATATTGCTAATCTCTAAATCATCCATGCCGTGAAGTTCAAGAATAAAATAGCTGCGACCGTTATTAAAGAAAGCGAAAACCAGCAAAGCTCCAATCAATAGCAATACGACAACCGGATATAGTTTTTCCTTCATAGCACCTAACGCCGTTATAAATTGCCCGCATTGCGGAGTGGATTTTTGCGGTAAAGTGGCGCAGCCACCGCAAAAAGGAGCGTAGCAATGCGGGTCAATTTGATAACCTTGTTATGTGCTTTACTGAATTGGTGTAAAAGGACGTAGAAAAAAATCATCATTTAGGCCCGCATGGCTAATACCCATTTCTTTACATATAGCCTTGAACAGTGAAACAAGATTATCGTGCATCCTATTTGGCACGGCCAACTCTCTATGCATATTATTTAGAGCCTGAATTATGGCTGGGCAGTCGTGAAATAAAATAACGATTTCACTAAGAGCACTAAAAAACTGTGCCTTCGCCTCAGGTGAGGTTTTCTCAGTTAAAGCGAATCGAAAACCCACAATCTTACGCAATAGTTCAATCTTCTGCTTTCTACTCTCATATCTTCGGTAATACCAAGTGGATATACCAACACCAATAATGCCTGAGAGAAGTGATGAAATTACTGTGATCGTTATATCCATACGATTCCTTTGTTCACATAACGCCTTTAGCTGCGGCGAGCGTTAGCGAGTCCAGCCCAAGGTTCCCTTGGGCGAGGCAGGCTAAACTTGTTAAGTGATTTATTGCTGAACATATTTAAAAGTATCCGCACCATCAAAATGCCTGACATTGACCGATTTAAATAGTTCAGGGTTTGCCATTCTGATGTTGATTGCGACCCTATTTGTACCATCATCTCTTATCTGCGTGTAGTGAGTTGTACAACCACAAAGAGAGCATGAGTGATATGAACGTAGTTTGTTACCCCACAAATAAACTGTGGTATTTGATGTTGTTTTAATCTCGACTTGATCAGCCGTGTAATAAGCCCAAAGAGCGCCTACACGGAAACACATTGAGCAATTACAGCTAGTAATCGAATCTAATCGTTTATCAGCTGTTATTACTATATTTCCGCAATGACATTTTGCTTCGATCATGTTTCCTCCTTGAACACTTAACATTAAGCTAAGCGGCGCAGTTGCGTGGGGCATAATGGCGAAGCCGCCCCGCGTAAATGCGTCCGAGCGACCGAAGGGAGTGGTCTTAAGCGCCTTGTTGTAAGCAGAGCCAGTTCCTTTGATCTTTTTAAAAACTGTTGAAGCCAGCATACGATTGATTGTTAACACAAACAAGCAAAACGACTGTGCAGTGATGGTTTTGATTTGGCAGCAGCTAGCTGCCATTTGAACTAACAAGTGTAATGGCGCTTACTGACTTTAAATAAGAGCTTGTCGATAAAGCGCCTATTACACCACCTTCAAAGTGAATGCGGCGGAATAAAACCTACCACAAGCCAAAGCGATGCTAATGAAAACAGGTAAGGGTAGTTGCACCACTTTTTTTACTAAGGCAAACGAAGTTTAGGCTGACGCCTTATAACGCTAAGCTTTGGGCACAAACGCGTGGGCTATACTGCGAAGCAGCCCACGTGTTTGTGTCCACAACAGCGCCTTGTTAGCCCTAACACTGAACGTTCGCAGCTTTGCTGCCCTGCACCAAGATGTTTGCATATAATAATTGCCCTTCCCTGATATGCTTTTACCTTAAACAACCACCAGAAAAACAACAACTGATTTTTACATTAGCCATTTGCCGGTACTGAAAAATCTGCGCTGCCAATTAAGCTGAGAATTGCACGGTACGATTGCTGATAAAAGCAATCCTTGCTTACAGCGAAAGATTGCCCG
The nucleotide sequence above comes from Alteromonas naphthalenivorans. Encoded proteins:
- a CDS encoding DUF6680 family protein; amino-acid sequence: MDITITVISSLLSGIIGVGISTWYYRRYESRKQKIELLRKIVGFRFALTEKTSPEAKAQFFSALSEIVILFHDCPAIIQALNNMHRELAVPNRMHDNLVSLFKAICKEMGISHAGLNDDFFLRPFTPIQ
- a CDS encoding GFA family protein; its protein translation is MLVQMAASCCQIKTITAQSFCLFVLTINRMLASTVFKKIKGTGSAYNKALKTTPFGRSDAFTRGGFAIMPHATAPLSLMLSVQGGNMIEAKCHCGNIVITADKRLDSITSCNCSMCFRVGALWAYYTADQVEIKTTSNTTVYLWGNKLRSYHSCSLCGCTTHYTQIRDDGTNRVAINIRMANPELFKSVNVRHFDGADTFKYVQQ